One Zootoca vivipara chromosome 9, rZooViv1.1, whole genome shotgun sequence DNA window includes the following coding sequences:
- the FAM114A1 gene encoding protein NOXP20 isoform X2 has translation MSDDGSEVLTQEKILEPGSHVSASERAMQNEKTEQILLQDDERQRSESSSNEQEGDQMSLGHPSNVEHSSGGITTDVPTDCSESVSLEPEPGSEELNENNGPDMDSSPKGSGWTTWGSWGKSLLSTASATVGHGLTAVKEKAATLRIHVPGTSEDVHPTDLAESSIPDMDETTQNSSSENTPLPSSPSASRGMFSTISSAVQNTGKSVLTGGLDALEFIGKKTMNVLAESDPGFKKTKTLMERTVSLSQLLREAKEKEKQRLAQQVTFERTAHYGLLFDEFQGLSHLEALEILSNQSEAKIQSYLTSLEGEELEKTKDALIAIKAIFLPEESENEDNEGKKDEGDEFVTMLTELLFELHVAATPDKLNKARKKAYDYLEEARLPKSIEKMEENREEKTKVDEANQEGEEKPQTGESGDTEETKNKTVEEIYMLSIESLAEVTARCIEQLHKLAELILHGQEVEKPALDQAKVLTNLTSTMCNEVSSLSKIFADFLTSVGSDKKAEVLNPMVNSVLLEGCNSTTYIQDAFQLLLPVLQISHIQNDCSKTLQ, from the exons atgtcagatgACGGAAGTGAAGTGTTAACTCAAGAGAAAATATTGGAACCTGGCAGCCATGTTTCAGCTTCTGAGAGAGCAATGCAGAATGAAAAGACAGAACAAATACTATTGCAAGATGATGAGAGGCAACGTTCTGAAAGCTCTAGCAACGAACAGGAAGGGGACCAAATGTCCTTAGGGCATCCTTCAAATGTGGAACATTCCAGTGGAGGCATAACTACGGATGTTCCTACCGACTGCAGTGAGTCTGTGAGCCTTGAACCAGAACCTGGATCTGAAGAACTGAACGAAAATAATGGCCcg GACATGGATTCATCTCCTAAAGGGAGTGGATGGACAACTTGGGGATCATGGGGCAAATCTCTGCTTTCAACAGCTTCTGCTACAGTTG GCCACGGGCTAACAGCAGTTAAGGAAAAAGCAGCCACTCTCAGAATTCATGTCCCGGGAACGTCCGAAGATGTACATCCTACAGACCTAGCAGAAAGCTCCATCCCAG aCATGGACGAGACCACACAGAACAGCTCTTCAGAGAACACACCTTTGCCTTCATCTCCTTCTGCATCACGTGGAATGTTTTCAACCATCAGTAGTGCCGTACAGAACACC GGCAAGAGCGTCTTAACTGGTGGCCTTGATGCTTTGGAGTTCATTGGCAAGAAAACTATGAACGTCCTTGCAGAAAGTGATCctggatttaaaaaaaccaaaacattgatGGAACGAACTGTTTCCTTATCCCAG ctgttgcgagaagccaaagagaaagagaagcaaaggCTGGCCCAGCAAGTGACATTTGAAAGGACGGCACATTATGGGCTGCTGTTTGATGAGTTTCAGGGTTTGTCTCATCTGGAAGCTCTAGAAATTCTGTCTAATCAAAGTGAAGCCAAG ATACAATCATATTTAACATCCCTTGAAGGAGAGGAATTGGAAAAAACAAAAGATGCTTTAATTGCTATTAAAGCAATCTTTCTTCCAGAAGAGTCAGAAAATGAAGACAACGAAGGAAAGAAAG ATGAGGGAGATGAATTTGTGACCATGCTTACAGAATTGCTCTTTGAATTACATGTAGCTGCCACTCCTGACAAACTTAACAAG GCTAGAAAGAAAGCTTATGATTACCTGGAAGAAGCTAGACTCCCTAAATCTATAGAAAAAATGGAAGAGAACAGAGAAGAGAAAACGAAAGTAGATGAAGCAAACCAAGAAGGTGAAGAAAAGCCTCAAACAGGTGAATCTGGAGACACAgaagaaacaaagaacaaaactGTAGAG gaAATTTATATGTTGTCTATTGAAAGCCTTGCCGAGGTAACAGCCCGTTGTATTGAACAGCTCCACAAATTAGCAGAATTAATCCTTCACGGGCAAGAAGTTGAGAAGCCTGCCTTGGATCAAGCAAAAGTTCTGACAAA TTTAACAAGTACAATGTGTAATGAAGTTTCTTCCCTGTCGAAAATTTTTGCTGATTTCTTAACTTCAGTTGGG
- the FAM114A1 gene encoding protein NOXP20 isoform X1 codes for MSDDGSEVLTQEKILEPGSHVSASERAMQNEKTEQILLQDDERQRSESSSNEQEGDQMSLGHPSNVEHSSGGITTDVPTDCSESVSLEPEPGSEELNENNGPDMDSSPKGSGWTTWGSWGKSLLSTASATVGHGLTAVKEKAATLRIHVPGTSEDVHPTDLAESSIPDMDETTQNSSSENTPLPSSPSASRGMFSTISSAVQNTGKSVLTGGLDALEFIGKKTMNVLAESDPGFKKTKTLMERTVSLSQLLREAKEKEKQRLAQQVTFERTAHYGLLFDEFQGLSHLEALEILSNQSEAKIQSYLTSLEGEELEKTKDALIAIKAIFLPEESENEDNEGKKADEGDEFVTMLTELLFELHVAATPDKLNKARKKAYDYLEEARLPKSIEKMEENREEKTKVDEANQEGEEKPQTGESGDTEETKNKTVEEIYMLSIESLAEVTARCIEQLHKLAELILHGQEVEKPALDQAKVLTNLTSTMCNEVSSLSKIFADFLTSVGSDKKAEVLNPMVNSVLLEGCNSTTYIQDAFQLLLPVLQISHIQNDCSKTLQ; via the exons atgtcagatgACGGAAGTGAAGTGTTAACTCAAGAGAAAATATTGGAACCTGGCAGCCATGTTTCAGCTTCTGAGAGAGCAATGCAGAATGAAAAGACAGAACAAATACTATTGCAAGATGATGAGAGGCAACGTTCTGAAAGCTCTAGCAACGAACAGGAAGGGGACCAAATGTCCTTAGGGCATCCTTCAAATGTGGAACATTCCAGTGGAGGCATAACTACGGATGTTCCTACCGACTGCAGTGAGTCTGTGAGCCTTGAACCAGAACCTGGATCTGAAGAACTGAACGAAAATAATGGCCcg GACATGGATTCATCTCCTAAAGGGAGTGGATGGACAACTTGGGGATCATGGGGCAAATCTCTGCTTTCAACAGCTTCTGCTACAGTTG GCCACGGGCTAACAGCAGTTAAGGAAAAAGCAGCCACTCTCAGAATTCATGTCCCGGGAACGTCCGAAGATGTACATCCTACAGACCTAGCAGAAAGCTCCATCCCAG aCATGGACGAGACCACACAGAACAGCTCTTCAGAGAACACACCTTTGCCTTCATCTCCTTCTGCATCACGTGGAATGTTTTCAACCATCAGTAGTGCCGTACAGAACACC GGCAAGAGCGTCTTAACTGGTGGCCTTGATGCTTTGGAGTTCATTGGCAAGAAAACTATGAACGTCCTTGCAGAAAGTGATCctggatttaaaaaaaccaaaacattgatGGAACGAACTGTTTCCTTATCCCAG ctgttgcgagaagccaaagagaaagagaagcaaaggCTGGCCCAGCAAGTGACATTTGAAAGGACGGCACATTATGGGCTGCTGTTTGATGAGTTTCAGGGTTTGTCTCATCTGGAAGCTCTAGAAATTCTGTCTAATCAAAGTGAAGCCAAG ATACAATCATATTTAACATCCCTTGAAGGAGAGGAATTGGAAAAAACAAAAGATGCTTTAATTGCTATTAAAGCAATCTTTCTTCCAGAAGAGTCAGAAAATGAAGACAACGAAGGAAAGAAAG CAGATGAGGGAGATGAATTTGTGACCATGCTTACAGAATTGCTCTTTGAATTACATGTAGCTGCCACTCCTGACAAACTTAACAAG GCTAGAAAGAAAGCTTATGATTACCTGGAAGAAGCTAGACTCCCTAAATCTATAGAAAAAATGGAAGAGAACAGAGAAGAGAAAACGAAAGTAGATGAAGCAAACCAAGAAGGTGAAGAAAAGCCTCAAACAGGTGAATCTGGAGACACAgaagaaacaaagaacaaaactGTAGAG gaAATTTATATGTTGTCTATTGAAAGCCTTGCCGAGGTAACAGCCCGTTGTATTGAACAGCTCCACAAATTAGCAGAATTAATCCTTCACGGGCAAGAAGTTGAGAAGCCTGCCTTGGATCAAGCAAAAGTTCTGACAAA TTTAACAAGTACAATGTGTAATGAAGTTTCTTCCCTGTCGAAAATTTTTGCTGATTTCTTAACTTCAGTTGGG
- the LOC118083593 gene encoding toll-like receptor 6 → MVDERSSVTNHFLSAFLLAIIFWNNIQSSAGKGLIMDFSNRFLVKVPKNLPAQMTVLDLSYNSISELQISDFSSSSKLQVLILSHNLIGKLNFSVFQYNEDLEHLDLSYNNLQTLSCHLVPSLRHLDLSYNNYVDMPTCPEFSKMLKLEYLGLSAKRIQKSDFSVLAHLQLETLFLGLEDLSEYIQGNLPVFNTRSLQIIFPPNNDYQVLPDLEINVTESLELSNIQETQVNDLRTFLLKLNKNSTLLNLSLSNIQCDWEDFIEILQTVWESTIEYFVIANASQLEAPNSIEFKYTKTSLKALTIKQTTLTTFRSDAKYLLKLFSEMNLTALTISDAGLIHMLCPSNPSHFTYLCFSNNSFTDAVFENCKDLMFLEKLILKSNQFKKLVRVSLMTSHMVSLKYLDMSLNLLQYEDHENKCDWGKNLVELDLSSNKLSESVFKCLPVNIQMIDLQNNQISSISKEIIELKALEEINLASNKLASLPGCGQFRNLRFLNIEMNSVVSPSSEFYQTCQGIKQLKAGHNPFTCTCELRQFINLQKQGSMELVGWPDAYVCAYPDYLRGTLLKDFHVSEVVCNVSILITIVIIITVVLVATVSFLCIRFDVPWYLKMMWKWTQAKHRIRKSKPEDILPIVEFHAFISYSEHDSEWVKNILIPNLEKEDGSIRICQHERNFVAGKSIVENIIDCIEKSYKSIFVLSPYFVQSEWCHYELYFAHHKLFSENADSLILIVLEPIPAYIIPARYHKLKALMAKRMYLEWPKDKNKHGLFWSNLRAAIYVKLSSNEEEI, encoded by the coding sequence ATGGTAGATGAAAGAAGTTCAGTCACCAACCATTTCCTTAGTGCCTTCCTCCTTGCAATAATCTTCTGGAATAACATCCAAAGTTCTGCAGGGAAAGGACTGATTATGGACTTTTCCAACAGATTTCTAGTTAAAGTACCTAAGAACCTTCCAGCACAAATGACAGTGTTGGATTTGTCATACAACAGTATCTCTGAACTTCAGATTTCAGATTTTAGTTCTTCTTCTAAGCTCCAGGTACTAATTCTTTCTCATAATCTCATTGGAAAGCTTAATTTCAGTGTCTTCCAGTACAATGAAGACTTAGAACATCTAGACCTATCCTACAACAACTTGCAAACTCTTTCTTGTCATCTTGTTCCAAGTCTCAGGCATCTAGATCTCTCTTACAATAACTATGTAGACATGCCCACATGCCCAGAATTTAGCAAAATGTTGAAGCTGGAATATCTTGGCCTCAGTGCTAAAAGAATTCAGAAATCAGATTTTAGTGTTCTTGCTCATTTACAACTGGAAACTCTGTTCTTGGGCCTAGAAGACCTCTCTGAATATATCCAGGGAAATCTTCCAGTGTTCAATACAAGGAGCCTTCAGATTATATTCCCACCAAACAATGATTATCAAGTATTGCCAGATCTAGAAATCAATGTAACAGAAAGTTTAGAGCTGTCAAATATCCAAGAAACACAAGTCAATGACTTAAGAACTTTCCTGCTGAAACTTAACAAAAACTCAACATTACTAAACCTATCACTgagcaatatacaatgtgactgGGAAGACTTCATTGAAATTCTTCAGACTGTATGGGAATCAACCATTGAATATTTTGTTATAGCCAATGCATCACAGTTGGAAGCTCCAAATTCAATAGAGTTTAAGTATACAAAAACTTCACTCAAAGCTTTGACAATTAAGCAGACTACATTGACTACATTTCGTTCTGATGCAAAATATCTGTTGAAATTGTTTTCGGAGATGAACCTTACAGCCTTGACCATTTCTGATGCAGGTTTGATACACATGCTTTGCCCTTCAAACCCCAGTCATTTTACTTACTTATGTTTTTCAAATAACAGTTTTACAGATGCTGTTTTTGAAAACTGCAAGGACTTGATGTTCCTTGAgaagctcattttaaaaagtaatcagTTCAAAAAACTTGTCAGAGTAAGTTTAATGACCAGTCACATGGTGTCTTTGAAATATTTGGACATGAGCCTGAATTTATTGCAATATGAAGACCATGAGAATAAGTGTGACTGGGGTAAAAATCTGGTTGAATTAGATTTGTCATCCAATAAGTTGTCTGAATCAGTCTTTAAATGTCTGCCAGTCAATATTCAAATGATTGATCTTCAAAACAACCAGATTTCAAGCATTTCCAAAGAGATTATAGAGCTGAAGGCTTTAGAAGAAATAAATTTGGCATCCAATAAACTAGCTAGTCTTCCTGGATGTGGTCAGTTTAGAAATCTGAGGTTCCTGAATATAGAAATGAACTCTGTTGTCTCACCATCTTCTGAATTCTACCAGACATGTCAAGGCATCAAACAGCTAAAAGCAGGACACAATCCATTCACATGTACCTGTGAATTAAGACAGTTCATCAATCTTCAAAAGCAAGGATCTATGGAGTTGGTTGGTTGGCCTGACGCTTATGTGTGTGCGTACCCAGACTACTTAAGGGGGACCCTTTTAAAGGACTTTCATGTCTCTGAAGTTGTTTGCAATGTGAGTATTCTGATTACTATAGTTATAATTATTACTGTGGTCTTAGTAGCCACTGTTTCCTTCCTCTGCATTCGTTTTGATGTTCCATGGTATTTGAAGATGATGTGGAAGTGGACTCAAGCAAAACACAGGATTCGGAAGAGTAAGCCTGAAGACATACTCCCCATTGTAGAGTTCCATGCTTTTATCTCCTATAGCGAGCATGATTCTGAGTGGGTGAAAAATATATTGATTCCAAACTTGGAGAAGGAGGATGGCTCCATACGGATCTGCCAGCACGAGAGGAACTTTGTTGCAGGCAAGAGCATTGTGGAGAATATCATAGACTGCATTGAGAAAAGTTACAAGTCGATCTTTGTGTTGTCTCCTTACTTTGTGCAGAGTGAATGGTGTCATTATGAGCTCTACTTTGCCCATCACAAGTTATTCAGTGAAAATGCTGACAGTTTAATCCTGATTGTGCTGGAACCAATCCCTGCGTATATCATTCCTGCCAGGTACCACAAACTGAAAGCTCTCATGGCCAAGAGAATGTACTTGGAGTGGCCAAAGGATAAAAACAAGCATGGACTTTTCTGGTCTAATCTTCGGGCAGCCATTTACGTTAAACTGTCCAGCAACGaagaagaaatttaa